In the genome of Ignisphaera sp., one region contains:
- a CDS encoding thiolase domain-containing protein: MFVTGVGMAKIDRHYDKGFQELVHMAVKNLVNDVKLFSPEAIVVGNMMSSSLFQQDSLAALVADAIGLRGRGGFKVEAACGSGGHAIAAGYALVASGLYNQVLVIGVEKMSDYPTTTTTAALAQAADFEHEAIYGTSFVALNALVMRLYMHRYEAKREDLAIWPVRMHEHGSQNPYAQLRNKITVEDVLKSAVIADPIRLMDSSPIGDGAAAVLLASEDVAGKISDTPIQIVGVGMGSDGLDLASREDLLNPMSVRIAAEKAYKMAGVGPRDIDVAEIHDAFTITALLSIEGLGFAELGESWKLIKDGRFAAGDKPSINLSGGLKARGHPVGATGVYQVAEIAMQLRGDFPGVKVGKADYGLAMNTGGVATLTTVTILKR, from the coding sequence GTGTTCGTGACAGGAGTTGGCATGGCGAAGATTGATAGGCACTATGACAAGGGATTCCAAGAGCTTGTTCACATGGCTGTGAAAAACCTTGTTAACGACGTTAAACTGTTTTCTCCGGAGGCCATAGTTGTTGGTAATATGATGAGCAGCTCGCTTTTCCAGCAAGACTCTTTAGCTGCATTGGTTGCAGATGCAATTGGTCTCAGAGGTAGAGGGGGATTCAAGGTAGAGGCTGCATGTGGAAGTGGGGGACATGCTATAGCGGCTGGCTATGCACTTGTTGCCTCAGGGCTATACAACCAGGTGCTTGTTATTGGGGTTGAGAAGATGTCTGACTACCCAACAACAACAACAACAGCCGCACTAGCACAAGCAGCTGATTTCGAGCACGAGGCAATATATGGAACGAGTTTTGTAGCGCTCAACGCCCTTGTAATGAGGCTCTATATGCATAGATACGAAGCGAAGAGAGAGGATCTTGCAATATGGCCTGTTAGAATGCATGAACACGGCTCTCAAAACCCCTATGCACAGCTAAGAAATAAAATAACAGTAGAGGATGTCTTGAAATCGGCTGTTATAGCAGATCCAATAAGATTGATGGACTCTTCACCTATAGGCGATGGAGCAGCTGCTGTATTACTAGCTTCAGAGGATGTTGCTGGAAAAATTAGTGATACCCCTATCCAGATAGTTGGAGTTGGCATGGGAAGCGACGGCCTTGACCTAGCATCTAGGGAGGATCTGCTCAACCCAATGAGCGTTAGGATAGCAGCTGAAAAAGCGTATAAGATGGCTGGTGTTGGACCAAGGGATATAGATGTTGCAGAGATACATGATGCATTTACAATAACAGCTCTTCTATCGATTGAGGGGCTCGGCTTTGCTGAGTTGGGAGAGTCGTGGAAGCTTATAAAAGACGGTAGATTTGCAGCGGGAGACAAACCATCTATCAATTTGAGTGGAGGGCTGAAGGCGAGGGGCCACCCAGTTGGCGCTACAGGGGTTTATCAAGTGGCTGAGATAGCTATGCAGCTTAGAGGAGATTTCCCGGGTGTTAAAGTGGGCAAAGCTGATTATGGACTTGCCATGAATACTGGGGGTGTTGCAACACTAACAACTGTAACTATTTTGAAGAGGTGA
- a CDS encoding radical SAM protein codes for MEFRTHYWSMLRPDAVEALHNEVFRKVLSWYYSVLVEDYPAKFHIVKVVPIPSDININSCDEECLWGVHRELEKNFLSLWREVRKEGIKFREFKKRYGEVPRSFLDLKIAIAKSILRNCRFCEWRCGVDRYAGNRGVCRLDSRTYVHSWFLHIGEEAPLVPSGTIFYGSCNFRCVYCQNWDISQENPFSGVVVEPRQLALMQKELRDSGARNINHVGGEPTPNLHIILESLRYLDVNVIQLWNSNFYMSLESMDLLKHVIDIWLPDFKYGNNECALRLSKVPRYVDVVGRNHKIAVEWGDMIIRHLVLPNHIECCSKKVLKWIADNLPLDRVLVNIMDQYRPEYKAFEYKDISRRPSAKELEEVFDYADKLGILWRDISR; via the coding sequence ATGGAGTTTAGGACTCATTATTGGAGTATGCTAAGACCCGATGCCGTGGAGGCGCTACATAACGAGGTGTTTAGAAAGGTTCTAAGCTGGTACTACTCAGTGTTGGTAGAGGACTACCCAGCTAAATTCCACATTGTAAAGGTCGTTCCAATACCAAGTGACATCAATATAAACTCTTGTGATGAGGAATGCTTGTGGGGTGTTCACCGAGAACTTGAGAAGAACTTCCTATCGCTATGGAGAGAGGTTAGGAAAGAGGGCATAAAATTCAGAGAGTTTAAGAAGAGGTATGGAGAAGTGCCTAGAAGCTTCCTCGACTTGAAAATAGCCATAGCTAAGAGCATCCTGAGAAACTGCAGGTTTTGTGAATGGAGATGTGGAGTCGATAGATATGCTGGAAATAGGGGGGTTTGCAGGCTGGATTCGAGGACCTATGTACACAGCTGGTTTCTGCACATAGGTGAGGAAGCGCCTCTAGTGCCCAGTGGAACGATATTCTATGGGAGCTGCAACTTCAGGTGTGTATACTGTCAAAACTGGGATATATCACAGGAAAACCCGTTTAGCGGGGTTGTTGTTGAACCACGGCAGCTAGCATTAATGCAAAAAGAGCTTAGAGATAGTGGTGCGAGGAACATCAACCATGTTGGTGGTGAGCCAACACCGAATCTACACATAATTTTGGAGAGTCTAAGGTATCTAGATGTGAATGTTATACAGTTGTGGAACAGTAATTTCTATATGAGTCTAGAGTCGATGGATCTGCTAAAGCATGTGATTGACATATGGCTTCCAGACTTCAAATATGGTAACAACGAATGTGCCTTGAGGTTATCAAAAGTCCCTAGATACGTCGATGTTGTTGGCAGAAACCATAAGATTGCAGTTGAATGGGGGGACATGATAATAAGGCATCTGGTTCTGCCAAACCACATAGAGTGTTGCTCGAAAAAAGTTTTGAAGTGGATTGCAGACAACCTGCCGCTGGACAGAGTGTTGGTGAACATAATGGATCAGTATAGGCCAGAGTACAAAGCATTTGAATACAAAGACATTTCGAGAAGGCCCTCAGCAAAGGAGTTGGAGGAGGTTTTCGACTATGCAGATAAGCTAGGAATTCTCTGGAGAGATATATCGAGATAG
- a CDS encoding nicotinamide mononucleotide deamidase-related protein produces the protein MSYTAWIFTIGTELVQGRVVNTNAAYIGRRLTLLGFNVIGVITLVDDVEIVSKYLSSVLLHDSPRVIVTTGGLGPTYDDRTLEAVAKALNRRLILNEEAFKAVKEKYDKRGLPLTPERIKMAYLPEGAKPIPNPIGTAPGSWIEHENTIIVSLPGVPNEMMSMWEGWVEPRLKSIGPSIHIAEITIRLVGVPEASLAPFIEKAVKKFARIYVKSHPRGEELGKPVIELYIMASDESSEKAIKIAEDVAKFIADSLHPYSASVERLETRVS, from the coding sequence ATGAGCTACACTGCATGGATATTTACAATCGGTACAGAGCTTGTTCAGGGAAGAGTTGTAAACACAAACGCTGCTTACATTGGCAGAAGACTTACTTTACTTGGCTTCAACGTCATAGGTGTAATAACCCTTGTTGATGATGTTGAGATTGTCTCGAAATATTTAAGTAGTGTGTTATTGCATGATAGTCCCAGAGTCATAGTAACAACAGGGGGTCTTGGACCAACATACGATGATAGAACTTTGGAAGCCGTTGCAAAAGCTTTGAATAGAAGACTTATTCTAAATGAAGAGGCCTTCAAAGCTGTTAAGGAGAAGTACGATAAGAGGGGCTTGCCACTAACGCCAGAGAGGATTAAAATGGCCTATCTACCAGAGGGTGCAAAGCCAATTCCAAACCCTATTGGAACAGCCCCTGGCAGCTGGATAGAACATGAAAACACCATCATTGTTTCCCTGCCTGGCGTCCCAAATGAGATGATGAGTATGTGGGAGGGCTGGGTTGAGCCAAGGCTAAAAAGCATTGGTCCAAGTATTCACATAGCAGAGATAACTATTAGGTTGGTGGGTGTTCCAGAGGCCTCCTTAGCTCCATTCATCGAGAAAGCCGTTAAGAAATTCGCTAGGATATATGTCAAGTCGCATCCAAGAGGAGAAGAACTTGGCAAGCCAGTTATAGAGCTATATATAATGGCCTCAGATGAGAGCAGTGAAAAAGCTATTAAAATAGCTGAAGATGTTGCAAAATTCATTGCTGACTCTCTTCATCCCTACTCTGCATCTGTTGAGAGGTTGGAGACGAGGGTTTCTTAG
- a CDS encoding ARMT1-like domain-containing protein, which yields MYPQCVVCQINVRYRDLEKARNMNNNEKIAVMSNVIGIVKDFIDECSKETAYPCVPTILATKLFRFMKKVLGSDDPYLDEKIASHKEALKLYDSVKKIVFSEADVGKQLERAIRFSILGNLLDIGVLNYTPPKVEEIIEKALKMDIYGDLIKAIDILLNSKNVVVILDNAGEAVFDKLLADVLRENGAKVYAIVKGRSFQNDVTIKDAFVAELDKSFDVVLDTGTDASSIFLDELREEARKAIEEANVIVAKGMANYEYITEVERVLGKTVIYLLVAKCMPISIDTGIPLGKAGVLVHRARRVDSM from the coding sequence ATGTATCCACAGTGTGTGGTATGTCAAATTAATGTTCGTTATAGGGATTTGGAGAAAGCGAGGAACATGAACAATAACGAGAAGATAGCTGTGATGAGCAATGTTATTGGCATTGTAAAAGATTTTATCGATGAATGTTCAAAAGAGACAGCATACCCTTGTGTACCAACTATTCTTGCAACAAAGCTATTCAGATTTATGAAAAAGGTTTTAGGCAGCGATGATCCTTATCTAGATGAGAAAATAGCTTCTCATAAAGAGGCTTTAAAGCTTTACGATAGTGTTAAGAAGATTGTTTTTAGCGAAGCTGATGTTGGCAAGCAGTTAGAGAGAGCCATAAGATTTTCTATACTTGGCAATCTCCTCGACATTGGTGTGCTCAATTACACCCCTCCAAAGGTTGAAGAGATTATTGAAAAGGCTTTGAAGATGGATATCTATGGGGATCTCATCAAAGCTATAGACATTTTGCTAAACTCGAAAAATGTTGTTGTGATACTTGATAACGCTGGCGAGGCTGTTTTTGATAAACTGTTAGCGGATGTTCTAAGAGAGAATGGCGCAAAGGTTTACGCCATTGTTAAGGGCAGGTCCTTCCAAAACGATGTAACGATAAAAGATGCTTTTGTAGCTGAACTCGATAAAAGTTTTGATGTTGTGCTCGATACTGGGACTGACGCCTCTAGTATTTTCTTAGATGAGTTGAGGGAGGAGGCAAGAAAAGCTATAGAGGAGGCTAATGTGATAGTTGCGAAGGGTATGGCTAACTACGAGTATATCACAGAGGTTGAGAGGGTCCTCGGCAAAACGGTTATATACCTTCTAGTAGCAAAGTGTATGCCAATATCTATCGACACAGGAATACCGTTGGGCAAAGCAGGTGTTTTAGTCCACAGAGCTAGACGAGTAGATTCTATGTGA
- a CDS encoding rhomboid family intramembrane serine protease, with translation MSYEYMWMGEQRKRPVATIAIVAINVAVYLYTSYQNFFAQTTDEWVNTLSYIPVLLQTPSQWYRIITSMFTHADIFHIFFNMWFLYFFGSEVEKRLGSLKYLILYFASGLLAIVFHTAFIPIGGGINLVIPALGASGAISGVLGAYLMLYPRRKLSGCYLILIIPLCFTMTASWFLLLWFATQVIYGYLKFGGVAFFAHVGGFVSGIALVYPFARRREATVEPLYQPFFMEWRHRPGLGRTLKAVLAILLLAVIGGAAYATLIAPSMSGVYMYTIRVVENGGIMSEDQAFFSPPSDSVPPSTDNPRIVFNRLLWSGMLVNPSYPSNEVVRLQFSGRIRDPNYGLNIRLSVDGSAMYDSNHILKSFNGSIKTDVINVGYYWLWPVASIGEYKTFSVSIDGEDVAGNVGPTIVFPFAGISTLMSILALYISIYKDREIAEEELWFVTPFQI, from the coding sequence ATGTCATATGAGTACATGTGGATGGGAGAACAAAGAAAAAGGCCTGTAGCTACAATAGCCATTGTAGCCATAAACGTTGCTGTATACCTATACACGTCTTACCAAAACTTCTTCGCTCAGACAACAGATGAATGGGTCAACACCCTCTCATACATACCAGTTCTCCTCCAAACACCGTCTCAATGGTATAGAATTATAACAAGCATGTTTACACATGCAGACATATTCCACATATTCTTCAACATGTGGTTTCTATACTTCTTCGGCTCCGAAGTCGAGAAGAGGTTGGGCAGCCTAAAGTACCTAATACTCTATTTCGCCTCTGGTCTCCTAGCAATAGTTTTCCACACAGCCTTCATACCGATAGGAGGTGGCATAAACCTTGTTATCCCAGCTCTCGGAGCCTCTGGAGCCATAAGCGGTGTGCTTGGAGCATACCTAATGCTTTATCCAAGAAGAAAGCTGTCAGGCTGTTATCTAATACTGATAATACCTCTGTGCTTCACAATGACAGCATCGTGGTTTCTTTTGCTGTGGTTCGCCACACAGGTTATCTACGGCTATCTCAAGTTCGGTGGCGTAGCATTTTTTGCTCATGTCGGCGGGTTTGTGAGTGGAATTGCACTTGTATACCCCTTTGCCAGAAGGAGGGAAGCTACGGTAGAGCCGCTATACCAGCCATTCTTCATGGAGTGGAGGCATAGACCCGGTCTCGGAAGAACACTCAAAGCAGTTCTTGCAATACTTCTACTAGCCGTTATTGGCGGAGCAGCATACGCAACATTGATAGCCCCATCGATGAGCGGAGTCTACATGTACACAATAAGGGTTGTTGAAAATGGTGGGATCATGTCAGAGGACCAGGCATTCTTCTCGCCACCAAGCGACTCTGTGCCTCCATCTACTGACAACCCGAGGATCGTCTTTAACAGGCTTCTATGGTCTGGAATGCTTGTAAATCCTAGCTATCCAAGCAATGAGGTTGTTAGGTTGCAGTTTTCAGGTAGAATTAGAGATCCCAACTATGGTCTGAACATAAGGCTTTCAGTTGATGGTTCAGCCATGTATGACTCGAATCACATTCTAAAAAGCTTCAACGGATCTATAAAAACCGATGTTATTAACGTTGGATACTATTGGCTGTGGCCTGTAGCAAGCATAGGCGAGTACAAAACATTTTCTGTCAGCATCGATGGAGAGGATGTTGCAGGCAATGTCGGCCCCACAATAGTCTTTCCATTTGCAGGGATCTCGACACTTATGTCAATTCTAGCGCTATACATATCCATATACAAGGATCGTGAAATAGCCGAAGAGGAGCTGTGGTTTGTAACACCGTTTCAGATATAG
- a CDS encoding molybdopterin-binding protein, producing MIELSAHGHEHLFVDRFSICFIVTSDSVLRGLKTDEIRPIAENLGSLCPKALLNGYVVIGNSIGDIRKVVLDNANRCDVIVVSGGTGISRKDVSVEAVEPVADKALPGFGELFRAMSYRDVGARAYLSRASAYVVNSSLVFIVPGNPSAVKLALEIICEMALHALYEVRR from the coding sequence ATGATCGAATTGAGTGCGCATGGACATGAACACCTTTTTGTTGATAGATTCTCTATATGCTTCATAGTCACAAGCGATAGTGTTTTAAGAGGCTTGAAAACCGATGAGATAAGGCCTATAGCAGAGAATCTTGGTAGCCTATGCCCAAAGGCTCTTTTAAATGGCTATGTGGTTATAGGCAATAGTATTGGGGATATAAGGAAGGTTGTTCTAGACAATGCAAATAGATGCGATGTGATTGTCGTGTCTGGGGGGACTGGCATAAGCAGGAAAGATGTTAGTGTAGAAGCTGTCGAGCCTGTTGCAGACAAGGCTCTGCCGGGTTTTGGAGAGCTCTTTAGAGCTATGAGCTATAGAGATGTTGGTGCTAGAGCATATCTATCGAGAGCCTCTGCCTATGTTGTAAACAGCTCCTTGGTCTTCATTGTGCCGGGTAATCCAAGCGCTGTCAAACTGGCGCTGGAGATAATATGTGAAATGGCTCTGCATGCGTTGTACGAGGTAAGGAGATGA
- a CDS encoding oligosaccharide flippase family protein, with protein MHILTDDGNSGEYLIESLRLAAGNTFILFLGEFLYNLILAIGSFFIARILGSEGYGAFSLALVPPLSLVSLMSLGIDTAATRYIQKFLAEKRRGYAVRVIKASLLLRLSINLVGFALCFLLSTQMAQMFTNRAELGPYVKVTSIVALFQGLYSLFLAIFIGMNMAVGASITKVVYSISKIVISISLLAIFGMGVMGALLGNIAGYAISLVAATAFLVILLRRSGNDEAGDVRGITVELLRYGIPLYISSTVSIAVSIYQNLLLAYTLPLTDIGGYRAISNFSVLISVVSAPISASLLPLFTQFYARSQKLDELLDLLNRYTAFVLVPVTMAAMIFSRELIYLFYGSQYLFAYRYLPLLLAPNLLSGLGGVTVPALLNAVGDTKANMKASIISSIVLVATSYILTIVLDLGLWGYLTSLLISSIVGTIAAIQYAKRYVMRVVNVRESIGIYAASAVALVAVVPIFYIPIPRLVSLFRLAVGFTLFVLVYIALSIYARIIGEADIKFFVNAFSKFPLVNVVMDILARYAIALTKLVNSSRRGRKNLQ; from the coding sequence ATGCACATATTGACAGACGATGGAAATAGCGGTGAATATTTAATAGAGTCTCTAAGGCTTGCCGCGGGAAACACATTTATTCTATTTCTTGGCGAGTTTCTATACAATTTGATACTAGCAATAGGTTCTTTCTTCATTGCTAGGATTCTTGGTAGCGAGGGATATGGTGCATTTTCTCTAGCTTTGGTGCCCCCGCTCTCACTTGTTTCGCTAATGTCTCTAGGGATAGACACGGCCGCAACTAGGTACATACAAAAATTTCTTGCTGAGAAGAGAAGAGGGTATGCAGTAAGGGTTATTAAAGCATCGCTTCTTCTTAGACTTAGCATAAACCTAGTTGGATTTGCGCTATGCTTTTTGCTTTCAACACAGATGGCACAGATGTTTACTAATAGAGCTGAGCTTGGGCCATATGTTAAGGTAACATCCATTGTAGCTCTTTTCCAAGGTCTCTACAGCTTGTTTTTAGCAATTTTCATTGGTATGAACATGGCTGTGGGCGCATCTATAACAAAAGTTGTTTACAGCATTTCGAAGATCGTCATATCGATTTCTCTTCTAGCAATATTTGGCATGGGTGTTATGGGGGCTTTGCTAGGGAATATTGCTGGATATGCAATCTCGCTGGTTGCTGCTACAGCCTTTCTAGTAATATTGTTGCGCAGGTCTGGCAATGATGAAGCTGGGGATGTGAGGGGTATTACTGTAGAGCTTCTACGCTATGGCATACCACTATACATTTCGTCGACAGTCTCTATAGCAGTTTCTATATATCAGAACCTTTTATTGGCATATACACTACCACTTACTGACATAGGGGGTTATAGAGCTATATCCAATTTTAGTGTGCTCATATCAGTTGTATCCGCACCTATCTCTGCATCGCTCTTACCCCTCTTCACACAGTTCTATGCAAGGTCTCAGAAGCTTGATGAGCTACTCGATCTATTGAATAGGTACACAGCCTTTGTTTTAGTGCCTGTTACTATGGCTGCAATGATATTTTCTAGAGAGCTCATATACCTTTTCTACGGCTCTCAATATCTATTTGCCTATCGATATCTCCCCCTACTGCTTGCGCCAAACCTGTTATCAGGCCTTGGAGGAGTTACCGTGCCAGCCTTGCTGAATGCTGTTGGAGATACCAAGGCAAATATGAAGGCATCTATAATATCTTCAATAGTTCTTGTAGCAACATCTTATATACTAACCATTGTTCTTGACCTTGGTCTGTGGGGATATCTAACATCTCTTCTAATATCATCGATTGTAGGTACCATAGCAGCTATACAGTATGCTAAGCGATACGTGATGAGGGTTGTTAATGTTAGGGAAAGCATAGGAATATACGCTGCATCGGCTGTAGCGCTAGTTGCTGTTGTCCCAATATTCTATATTCCTATTCCAAGGCTTGTAAGCTTGTTTAGACTTGCTGTTGGATTCACACTATTTGTCTTGGTTTACATAGCTTTATCGATTTATGCTCGAATAATTGGCGAAGCCGATATAAAATTCTTTGTAAATGCATTTAGCAAATTCCCGCTGGTAAATGTGGTGATGGATATTTTGGCGAGATATGCCATTGCCTTGACCAAACTTGTGAACAGCTCTAGGAGGGGGCGCAAGAACCTTCAATAG
- a CDS encoding aminopeptidase — MRDIEKYARLIVDYCVSVKKFDEVAIYGSVEAMPLIREIWREAVVRGAYPRLIINDDYLSEVFYRYAPKELLEYVSPIDKFIAEKIAVRISILSPQHSKPLVNVDPDKIRQRYKAIREIRDIFTKRDAAGDLRWVVAPYPTYAMAQEAGMSPIEFEEFVYRAVKLYESDPVRAWIEQGKWQEKIANMLSKVDELRIVSENTDLLAKVGGRTWINDDGRNNMPGGEVFSAPHEDGVEGFIEFEFPAVYSGVEVERVRLVFRRGEVVEANALKGAEFLRKMLEVDEGARRVGEIAFGLNYDINRFTKEILFDEKIGGTMHMALGSAYLRTGGRNMSSIHWDMVKDMRRGRVYVDKDLIYENGKFIKDVV; from the coding sequence ATGAGAGATATCGAGAAATATGCGCGTCTAATTGTAGACTATTGTGTGTCTGTAAAGAAATTCGATGAGGTCGCTATATATGGTTCTGTAGAGGCGATGCCTCTTATCAGAGAGATTTGGAGAGAGGCTGTTGTTAGAGGTGCTTATCCGAGGCTTATAATAAACGACGATTATCTATCAGAAGTGTTTTACAGATATGCCCCCAAGGAGCTCCTCGAATATGTTTCGCCTATAGACAAGTTTATTGCTGAGAAAATTGCTGTGAGAATCTCAATTCTATCACCACAACACTCAAAACCGTTGGTAAACGTCGACCCAGACAAGATTAGACAGAGATACAAAGCAATTAGAGAGATTAGAGATATTTTCACCAAGAGGGATGCTGCTGGGGATCTGAGATGGGTTGTAGCACCCTATCCAACCTATGCCATGGCACAAGAGGCAGGGATGTCGCCCATAGAATTCGAAGAGTTTGTATATAGAGCTGTAAAGCTATATGAGAGCGATCCTGTCAGGGCCTGGATTGAGCAGGGCAAATGGCAAGAGAAGATAGCTAATATGTTGTCTAAGGTTGACGAACTTAGGATAGTGTCAGAGAACACAGATCTTCTCGCTAAGGTTGGTGGGAGAACGTGGATAAACGATGATGGGAGAAACAACATGCCTGGTGGAGAAGTTTTCTCGGCTCCACACGAAGACGGTGTCGAGGGGTTCATAGAGTTCGAGTTCCCAGCAGTGTATAGTGGTGTTGAGGTTGAGAGAGTGAGGCTCGTATTTAGGAGGGGAGAGGTTGTTGAGGCAAATGCTCTAAAAGGTGCAGAATTTCTTAGGAAAATGCTTGAAGTTGATGAAGGGGCTAGAAGAGTGGGCGAAATAGCATTTGGGCTAAACTATGACATCAATAGATTCACGAAAGAGATACTATTCGATGAGAAGATTGGTGGCACAATGCACATGGCTCTAGGCTCAGCATATCTAAGAACTGGTGGAAGGAATATGTCCTCGATCCACTGGGACATGGTAAAGGATATGAGGAGAGGAAGGGTATACGTAGACAAGGATTTGATATATGAGAATGGCAAGTTCATAAAAGATGTTGTGTAG
- a CDS encoding MGMT family protein — translation MIVIEINKGRVIVRKWNMKDIEEAVYVLVQLIPIGCVTTYKDIANVLKLSPRLVAKILSRNRNPIAIPCHRVIKSDGKLGGYTLNGRKAPKLKELLLRFEGFNSCIYSLAKLLEAND, via the coding sequence TTGATTGTTATAGAGATAAATAAGGGTAGGGTAATTGTTAGAAAATGGAATATGAAAGACATTGAAGAAGCTGTTTATGTACTTGTTCAGCTGATTCCAATAGGATGTGTAACAACGTATAAAGATATTGCAAATGTATTAAAATTAAGCCCTAGGCTCGTTGCGAAGATACTAAGTAGAAACAGAAACCCCATAGCAATACCCTGCCACAGAGTCATAAAATCTGATGGGAAATTGGGAGGATATACACTCAATGGAAGAAAAGCTCCAAAGCTCAAAGAACTTCTTTTAAGATTCGAGGGATTTAACAGCTGCATATACAGCTTAGCTAAATTGCTTGAAGCAAATGACTAA